A window of the Pseudobacteriovorax antillogorgiicola genome harbors these coding sequences:
- a CDS encoding response regulator — MSLKVILVDDSHFQLNQIERLLQDLGCEVKPFLSGLEVLEELKKGNFDCVFTDLLMPELDGFELSAMIHEKYPDIDIVVLTANVQKSSEEQCHDNGVKYFLNKPVQKETLETVVNQLRQDRKKNEKHVS; from the coding sequence ATGTCACTCAAAGTAATATTGGTGGATGATTCTCACTTTCAATTGAATCAAATTGAACGTCTGTTGCAGGATCTTGGGTGTGAAGTAAAGCCCTTCCTTTCAGGTCTTGAGGTCTTAGAGGAGCTGAAAAAGGGTAACTTCGATTGTGTCTTTACCGACCTATTGATGCCGGAGCTTGATGGGTTCGAGCTGAGTGCGATGATTCATGAAAAGTATCCCGATATTGATATCGTTGTGCTGACTGCGAATGTTCAGAAGAGTTCGGAGGAACAGTGTCACGATAATGGAGTTAAGTATTTCCTCAACAAGCCAGTACAAAAGGAAACTCTCGAAACTGTCGTGAATCAGCTACGTCAAGATCGGAAGAAAAATGAAAAACATGTCTCATGA
- a CDS encoding ATP-binding protein has product MPSILGYLDHIPQGYCVFDSSRVVIFWNQALEMWTSINRDKVLGRKLEDVCPKIATEPYSGVIEDAIQSQAPVFFSATLHNHLMPLNCKDPDKRQVHQTYMVTLERGIYALIVENVTSIFHIVQDHRNTITKLKIAESDARNAEQAKTSFLANMSHEIRTPLNAIIGFCEEVMDDEDLKSSHRDMLQLVSESGKNLSRIVGDVLEYSRIEAHRIDLDPQPTNLTRFIQSIVKLYGKCIDTGRVQLKTELAVDSRLWVEVDETRLGQIISNLLSNAIKFTKEGTIWVKVELKTNQSESHIVIAIEDTGIGIDLSKIERLLMPFEQGDLSTTKTYGGTGLGLSIVKGLIEQMSGVFDVESKLGEGARVTVSIPTQVIDAPESVPIPIQQAKLLHRLRVLVAEDRATERRLIAKQLSHFNTSVDFVENGKELLQISDLSSYELILMDCKMPVMNGYHTTALLRERYGKGLRIVALTASVSEAEIDRAFEAGMDQVLAKPVSKDQLRELLSSIRDNTFKRHETDFLEKKVKAI; this is encoded by the coding sequence ATGCCTAGCATCTTGGGCTACCTTGATCATATTCCCCAAGGCTACTGCGTATTCGATAGCAGTAGAGTGGTCATATTCTGGAATCAAGCTCTGGAAATGTGGACGTCAATCAATCGGGACAAGGTTCTCGGTCGCAAGTTAGAGGATGTCTGCCCGAAAATTGCTACAGAACCCTACAGTGGAGTCATCGAGGATGCTATTCAAAGCCAAGCACCGGTATTTTTTTCAGCAACCTTACACAACCACCTGATGCCACTAAACTGCAAGGATCCCGACAAACGGCAGGTTCATCAAACTTACATGGTGACCTTAGAAAGAGGTATCTATGCGTTAATAGTAGAAAATGTGACTAGTATCTTTCATATCGTGCAGGATCATCGTAATACTATCACAAAACTAAAAATAGCTGAAAGTGATGCAAGAAATGCCGAACAGGCCAAAACCTCATTTCTCGCTAATATGAGCCACGAGATTCGAACACCTCTCAATGCAATCATTGGTTTCTGTGAAGAGGTGATGGATGATGAAGATTTGAAGTCATCACATCGAGATATGTTGCAACTTGTATCCGAATCAGGAAAAAATCTGAGCCGAATAGTGGGCGATGTCCTCGAATACTCACGTATTGAGGCACATAGAATTGATTTGGACCCTCAGCCTACTAACTTAACTCGATTTATTCAATCAATTGTAAAACTTTACGGAAAGTGTATTGATACCGGAAGGGTTCAGCTAAAAACTGAATTGGCAGTTGATAGTAGGCTATGGGTTGAAGTCGATGAAACGCGTTTAGGGCAGATCATCAGCAACTTACTATCCAATGCGATTAAGTTCACGAAGGAAGGCACCATTTGGGTCAAGGTTGAACTCAAAACTAATCAATCAGAAAGCCATATCGTGATAGCGATCGAGGATACGGGAATTGGCATCGACCTTTCAAAAATTGAGCGACTTCTAATGCCTTTTGAGCAGGGAGATCTGTCCACTACGAAGACTTACGGAGGCACAGGTCTGGGTTTGAGTATCGTGAAAGGCCTTATTGAGCAGATGAGTGGTGTGTTCGATGTGGAAAGCAAACTAGGAGAGGGGGCTAGAGTTACTGTTTCCATACCAACTCAAGTAATTGACGCTCCTGAAAGCGTGCCGATTCCAATTCAACAGGCTAAGCTACTTCATCGTCTGAGAGTTTTGGTCGCCGAGGATCGTGCGACCGAGCGTCGCTTGATCGCGAAACAATTGAGCCATTTCAATACCTCTGTAGATTTTGTAGAAAATGGCAAGGAGCTTCTTCAGATATCTGACTTGTCCTCTTATGAGCTGATCTTGATGGATTGTAAGATGCCCGTTATGAACGGCTACCATACTACGGCCTTGCTGAGAGAGAGGTATGGCAAAGGCCTTAGGATAGTTGCCCTTACAGCAAGTGTTTCGGAGGCCGAAATAGATCGTGCTTTCGAAGCTGGGATGGATCAAGTCCTCGCCAAGCCAGTTAGTAAGGATCAGCTCAGGGAGCTACTTTCATCGATTCGAGACAATACCTTCAAACGCCACGAAACTGATTTCTTAGAGAAAAAGGTCAAAGCTATCTGA
- a CDS encoding SGNH/GDSL hydrolase family protein — MNCLTTLFISILGLLTSCTSPSDEPDVRDLVVPNQKNWIAKSVSIPYQNPFESMIVFGDSLSDTANLKANTWGIVLPAHLYWEGRFSNGPIWLDYASRGLQLRLVSYAVGGAETQETKGYSGFFVSSLHEQIDDYLNDTTQSERKKHLGVIWIGANNYFAKINDDPRQVIEDISKQAQLLLQRGLQTLVIGTMPELAGLPVPPNQSKRRPDREFKKITRSHNTLCRKLVSQLQKTWPRKNIVLWDAYDIYHQATRNPIKFGFRDLDTACYPGDLYGEFKQDDKSFCVDLMGTRHWDYTHPNTMMHCYYATKFLADLGSELSYITFNYNQAKIMCRRLSER, encoded by the coding sequence TTGAATTGCCTGACAACTTTATTTATAAGCATTCTAGGCCTTCTTACCTCTTGTACAAGCCCATCCGACGAACCCGATGTGCGAGATTTGGTGGTTCCTAACCAGAAGAATTGGATTGCAAAATCTGTATCAATACCCTATCAAAACCCCTTTGAAAGCATGATCGTATTTGGTGACTCACTCTCAGATACAGCGAATCTCAAAGCCAATACATGGGGTATCGTATTACCAGCCCATCTCTACTGGGAGGGTCGCTTCTCAAATGGACCTATCTGGCTAGACTACGCGAGCCGTGGCTTACAATTGCGACTGGTAAGCTATGCAGTAGGCGGAGCTGAAACTCAAGAGACGAAGGGCTATTCAGGATTCTTTGTGAGTAGCCTCCATGAGCAGATTGATGACTACCTAAACGATACCACCCAGAGCGAGCGTAAGAAGCACCTGGGTGTGATATGGATTGGCGCTAATAACTATTTCGCCAAGATCAATGACGACCCGAGGCAGGTAATTGAGGATATCTCTAAACAGGCTCAACTTCTGCTCCAGCGGGGTCTTCAAACTTTGGTCATAGGAACGATGCCAGAGCTAGCTGGATTGCCCGTGCCACCAAACCAGTCCAAACGTCGACCGGATAGGGAGTTTAAGAAAATAACTCGAAGTCATAATACCTTATGCAGAAAACTAGTGAGCCAACTTCAGAAAACTTGGCCGCGAAAGAATATCGTCCTGTGGGATGCCTATGATATCTATCATCAGGCGACCAGAAATCCGATAAAGTTTGGCTTTAGAGACTTGGATACCGCTTGCTATCCTGGTGATCTTTACGGAGAGTTCAAGCAAGACGACAAATCATTTTGTGTGGATCTCATGGGAACCAGACACTGGGATTATACTCACCCGAACACAATGATGCACTGCTACTATGCAACAAAATTTCTTGCCGATCTTGGTTCAGAACTGAGTTACATCACGTTCAACTATAACCAGGCTAAGATTATGTGCCGCAGGCTTTCGGAGAGATAG
- a CDS encoding sensor histidine kinase: MELVKLHHLYKSALTRNISIAGSVLCCFLIVAELLDQRPMYILAAILAVAGMSFGLVATRYSLPENYTNGALALNIIGSLAVAFANLSAQHPNLTGGYYYFGVIIITSSFLCGRRVGFGFLIFFYFTLALGYVLHGQHVAPGLDLEFSTFLDRAIAPTFIFYVVSVAEKTLLASLEVSENQQAQIKQGEKLSTLGVFAAGIAHEIRNPLGIISGSIDVLKRLGKADKLNEASFTKWLQKAQKNSLRISDVIDSLMYLANDSYKAQIDDNLDVSVQDSFCECLAALDTKISQNGIVIKNLHAEKDYMVGGNSYHLFTVMRIIIDNAIDALGDKKSLHPKITFETRISDNHLVISITDNGPGIPVQLQDRILDPFFTTKEVGQGSGIGLALAYGIAQRLSWKISFKSEEGRTSFLIVINRFEVNQKSDSYHLAG, encoded by the coding sequence ATGGAACTAGTTAAACTTCACCACCTATATAAAAGTGCTCTAACACGCAATATCAGTATTGCTGGATCGGTTTTGTGCTGCTTTTTAATCGTAGCGGAACTTCTTGACCAACGCCCAATGTACATTCTTGCAGCTATTCTTGCAGTTGCTGGCATGTCCTTCGGATTAGTCGCAACACGATATAGCTTGCCTGAAAACTATACCAACGGTGCCTTGGCCCTCAACATTATCGGATCTCTCGCGGTAGCCTTTGCAAACCTTAGCGCTCAACATCCAAATTTAACTGGTGGCTATTATTACTTTGGAGTCATAATTATAACTAGTTCATTCTTATGCGGACGACGGGTTGGTTTTGGCTTCCTAATATTCTTCTACTTCACCTTAGCCCTCGGCTACGTCCTCCACGGACAACATGTAGCACCTGGCCTGGATCTAGAGTTTTCAACCTTCCTCGATCGAGCTATCGCACCAACATTTATCTTCTATGTAGTTTCTGTAGCAGAAAAAACCTTGCTCGCTTCTTTAGAAGTTTCAGAGAACCAGCAAGCTCAGATTAAGCAGGGAGAAAAGCTTTCAACCTTAGGTGTATTCGCTGCTGGTATCGCTCATGAGATACGCAACCCACTTGGCATTATTTCAGGATCCATAGACGTTTTGAAGCGCCTCGGAAAGGCCGATAAGCTAAATGAAGCATCTTTCACAAAATGGTTACAAAAGGCTCAAAAAAACAGCTTACGAATATCAGATGTTATTGACTCACTGATGTACCTAGCTAACGATAGTTATAAGGCTCAAATCGATGACAATCTCGATGTATCAGTACAGGATAGTTTCTGTGAGTGTCTCGCTGCACTTGATACTAAGATCTCACAAAATGGTATTGTCATTAAAAACCTTCACGCAGAGAAAGACTATATGGTTGGAGGCAACTCCTATCACCTTTTCACTGTCATGAGAATAATCATTGATAATGCTATCGATGCGCTGGGGGACAAGAAGTCACTTCATCCTAAGATTACGTTCGAGACTAGAATCAGTGACAATCACCTAGTAATCTCGATTACTGATAACGGCCCTGGAATACCGGTTCAACTACAAGACCGAATACTAGATCCCTTTTTCACCACCAAAGAAGTAGGTCAAGGAAGTGGAATCGGTTTAGCGTTAGCCTATGGCATCGCCCAAAGATTGAGTTGGAAAATCAGTTTCAAGAGCGAAGAAGGAAGGACTAGCTTCTTGATCGTGATCAATCGATTCGAAGTCAATCAAAAGTCTGACAGCTACCACCTTGCTGGCTAA
- a CDS encoding response regulator, translated as MKVLIADDNPEIASVIELFLENSKVTFYRAMNSEDALNQASSNLFDLIITDYDFPPRGGLELISKYRNAIGNTPLYVLTGVSISEEDLLSAGATKVFFKPNAIKRISDEIKTTIKKAS; from the coding sequence ATGAAGGTTCTCATAGCAGACGATAATCCTGAAATTGCATCAGTCATTGAACTATTTTTGGAAAACTCAAAAGTTACCTTCTACCGAGCCATGAACAGCGAGGATGCTCTCAATCAAGCATCATCAAACCTATTTGACCTTATCATTACTGACTATGATTTTCCTCCAAGAGGAGGCCTTGAGTTGATCAGCAAATACCGCAATGCTATTGGTAACACCCCTCTATATGTATTGACGGGAGTTTCCATTTCGGAAGAAGACTTACTCTCCGCTGGAGCAACAAAGGTATTTTTCAAGCCTAATGCCATCAAGAGAATTTCTGATGAGATCAAGACCACGATAAAAAAAGCTTCCTAG
- a CDS encoding xanthine dehydrogenase family protein molybdopterin-binding subunit — protein MKDTVYEPIKLDGPAGKSITRRSGREKVTGKATFSAEWPMDGLLYATPVVSQISRGRIIRIDSSLAEALPGVYKVLTPENLPSFTRLPASGEGNFSSIVASKVYPVAERDIYYAGQYIAAVIADSFETARDAALLVQVEYESMPSETNIRRAEGSEQPGSVSGAPPTVDEQNAEQVLSAAAVQVDQEYFTEGNYHNPLEPHATIAHWTIKGGKPYLLVYDSSQSLALARQTYAQLFNLDASQIRVVCQYMGGAFGSKGLMWPHSILAVLCSKAVNRPVKLVVSRNQLYGGTGYRTPLIQRVALGASQDGLIEAIIHAGSASTSEVDQYTESFTLVTRMMYQRKALKLEQFQCRLNTQVPTFMRAPAEAGGVFALETAIDELAVKLEVDPVALRIKNEPVKDLFSSKPFSSRHLTTALQEGAKAFGWHRRRKTPRELRDGSWLVGFGVSAATYPSLGFPTQVTLRIGSDGTAKILCCSQEMGTGTATVQAQLLADLLGIPQGRVQMKLGDTDLPAGGISGGSATTGSVGGAVRQAYDKLKERLFELLASDSKLRKVPIDQVQFIDGALVYKNEMARFEDILMDANRDFIDVDGSFSPSFQTSTSNHSFGSQFVEVGVDEDLGLIRVRRMLGCFACGTILNARTARSQFLGGMIMGVGQALQESIRWDHRLGRITNDDFAEYHVPVNADIPEIDVLWIDNPDFNATPIGAKGIGEIGITGVAAAIGNAVYNATGKRLRTLPMTPKEFLSS, from the coding sequence TCGCGGAGGCCCTACCTGGAGTTTATAAAGTCCTTACACCAGAAAATTTACCATCATTTACTAGACTACCAGCTTCTGGAGAAGGAAATTTCAGTTCAATTGTCGCCTCAAAAGTTTACCCCGTGGCTGAACGTGACATTTACTATGCGGGGCAGTACATAGCTGCAGTGATCGCAGATAGCTTTGAAACAGCAAGGGACGCCGCATTACTGGTGCAAGTTGAATATGAATCTATGCCATCGGAAACGAATATTCGTAGGGCTGAAGGATCCGAGCAGCCAGGGTCGGTTTCTGGAGCACCCCCCACAGTTGACGAGCAAAATGCTGAGCAAGTCTTGTCTGCTGCAGCTGTTCAGGTTGATCAGGAATACTTTACCGAAGGCAACTATCATAACCCGCTGGAACCTCATGCAACGATTGCACATTGGACCATTAAAGGTGGGAAGCCCTATCTTCTAGTCTACGATTCCAGCCAAAGCCTCGCTTTAGCTCGGCAAACCTATGCACAGCTCTTCAACCTGGATGCTAGTCAAATCCGCGTTGTATGTCAGTATATGGGTGGGGCATTCGGTTCGAAAGGGTTGATGTGGCCCCACTCGATTCTAGCTGTTCTATGCAGTAAAGCAGTGAATCGTCCTGTAAAGCTAGTGGTAAGTCGAAATCAACTATATGGGGGAACAGGATATCGGACACCATTGATCCAACGAGTCGCTTTGGGGGCCAGTCAAGACGGGCTCATTGAGGCCATCATCCACGCAGGTTCTGCGAGTACCTCCGAAGTAGATCAATACACTGAGTCGTTCACTCTCGTCACTCGGATGATGTACCAGCGGAAAGCACTTAAGCTAGAGCAGTTTCAGTGTCGGTTGAATACTCAAGTTCCTACCTTCATGCGTGCTCCTGCGGAAGCAGGTGGAGTCTTTGCTCTTGAAACTGCTATTGATGAACTGGCAGTTAAACTTGAAGTTGACCCAGTGGCTCTTAGAATCAAAAATGAGCCCGTGAAAGATTTGTTTTCGAGTAAGCCTTTTAGCTCACGACACTTAACAACAGCTCTCCAAGAAGGGGCGAAGGCTTTTGGTTGGCATCGACGCCGAAAGACCCCGAGAGAGCTTCGCGATGGTTCTTGGCTAGTAGGCTTTGGCGTCTCAGCAGCGACTTACCCTTCCCTAGGATTTCCTACGCAGGTGACCTTGCGTATTGGTTCTGATGGAACGGCTAAAATACTTTGCTGCTCGCAAGAAATGGGAACGGGAACAGCAACAGTTCAAGCACAGCTGCTTGCTGACTTGCTAGGCATTCCGCAAGGTCGGGTCCAGATGAAGTTAGGAGACACAGACTTACCAGCTGGTGGCATCTCTGGCGGTAGTGCAACGACTGGCAGCGTTGGTGGCGCAGTTCGCCAAGCCTACGACAAACTCAAAGAGAGGCTCTTCGAATTGCTGGCCAGCGATTCGAAATTGAGAAAGGTGCCAATCGATCAAGTGCAGTTTATTGATGGGGCTTTGGTCTATAAAAATGAGATGGCTCGATTTGAAGACATTCTCATGGATGCAAATCGTGATTTTATTGACGTCGATGGCTCCTTTTCTCCTAGCTTTCAAACTAGCACCTCTAATCATTCCTTCGGCTCCCAGTTTGTGGAAGTTGGTGTTGACGAAGACCTTGGTCTGATCCGAGTGCGGCGTATGTTAGGTTGTTTTGCTTGTGGAACCATCCTAAATGCTAGAACCGCCCGCAGCCAATTTCTAGGTGGTATGATCATGGGAGTAGGCCAAGCCTTGCAGGAGTCGATTCGCTGGGATCATCGATTGGGACGAATCACCAACGATGACTTTGCTGAGTACCATGTTCCTGTGAATGCTGATATTCCAGAAATTGACGTATTGTGGATCGATAATCCCGATTTCAATGCCACGCCCATTGGTGCCAAAGGGATCGGTGAGATTGGGATAACTGGAGTTGCAGCTGCAATCGGTAATGCGGTCTATAATGCAACTGGGAAGCGTTTGAGAACATTACCTATGACACCCAAAGAGTTTCTTTCCAGTTAA
- a CDS encoding response regulator, with amino-acid sequence MVKRAAIVDDETSIADTLAFVLDHLGIPISIETFNRLDVFHVSQDSLPFDILLLDLNLPGLGSHKISEFLDSLDSQTKIVIMTGDHTFACPSSRIEEVIHKPFDIPNLERLIRSAIADD; translated from the coding sequence ATGGTGAAACGAGCTGCCATAGTCGACGATGAAACATCGATAGCTGACACCCTAGCTTTTGTGCTTGATCACTTGGGTATTCCTATATCCATCGAGACATTTAATCGCCTCGATGTTTTCCATGTGAGTCAGGACTCGCTACCTTTTGATATTCTATTGCTCGATTTGAACTTACCCGGACTTGGCTCTCACAAGATTTCTGAATTCTTAGATTCTTTGGATTCGCAAACTAAAATTGTGATAATGACAGGAGACCACACATTCGCTTGCCCCAGCTCTCGGATCGAGGAGGTCATCCACAAGCCTTTCGACATTCCCAATCTAGAAAGACTGATCAGATCAGCTATTGCCGATGACTAG